The window ACGTCTGAAAGAAATAACCAAACTCATGTAATTTCATAATTTAAAGGCATCGCTTATCATGTAAATAAGGCCATCAATAAACCCCATTGCCGTTTGCAACTCCTTCCTTATCGTCCCATCAGAGCATTTCCTTTTTTTAGCAATAGCACGCAGCGAAATGCCGATTACAAAATGGGCGATAATTAACTCATACTCTTCTGGCTTATATTTTTTCAACCGAGCCACACATCCATCAATCATGATTCCCTCATCGTCATCACACTGAAGTCGTGATTTCTTACCATGAGGTAAAAGTCCCTTGAATCCAGCTGCAATGGGTTTCCAGTCGACACCACTACTATCGGCTGCCGCCCATGCTCCCCATAAATCCATCACTTCATACATATCACGCATTGCAATTTCTCTTTCGTCTTCTCTGCTTAAAGGGTTAGCTCCCTGAGGGCTGAAATGTTTGAGTGATGCTTCCAGTTTCATTGGATAGTGCCTCCCTTCTCGGCAGTGCCAAACCAGCCAGGATGCGCCCACTGAATATCGGTAACTTTATGGCCTTTCCCCCATAGCGATATCGAACGCATTGCAACGTAGTGCATAAATATTTTTTCCCGCTCAAGCCATTCATCCTCAGGCTTATCTTCAAGAAACTCATCGATTGCATCAGCAATAAGGCCAAAGCATTCGGGATAGTCGCTATGACTGATATCTATGTCTCGTGCAGCATCCTGGAGTTCCATGAAGCGCTTTTGGGTGAATAAATAAGACATTTCGTGAATTAGACGATCCATTATTGGTTCCTTAAGCTTTTGCATACCGACGCGGTTGTGATTTTTGCTGCGGGGCTGATTTTGATTTCGCTTCTTCCTGGTCAATCGGCAAAAAATGCCCATTGTAGAAACGGCGGTATACGGTCCCAAGAACGCCGTTACGCTGTTTGGTGATGTTAATTTCCGCGATCCCTTTTGCCTGTGATTCGGGGTTATACACTTCATCGCGATAGAGCATCATGATGATGTCAGCATCTGCCTCAATTTCGCCGGAGTTCTTCAGGTCTGAGTTCATAGGACGTTTGTTAGGTCGGGATTCCACGCCTCTCGAAAGCTGGCTCAGCGCCAAGACGGGAGTGCGGTTTGTTTTGGCGAGGCGCTTTAATCCCTTCGACAACTCACCCACCGCGAGGTCATAGCGTGCCGTACTCTGGATCTTAATGAGTAACAGATAATCGATAACTACCAGCGCGGTTTCAGGATGAGCAATCTGATGACTGGTTGCCGTTTGCTGGATCTGTTCAAGCGTCAGATCTGTGGCATCAACCATCCAGATATTGCGCCCGGTAAGATGCCCGATACCTGTAGATAATCTTGCCCAGTCTTCATCTTCAAACTTCGCGGCCTCTTTGAGCCTGGACACTGACATGCCACCAGCAGCAGATACCATTCGCTCGCCAATCTGGATGTTGGCCATCTCCATGCTGAAAAACAGTACGCCATGCCCCTGCTCTGATACTTTATCGATAATGTCCAGGGCAAACTCGGTTTTCCCTATCGACGGACGGGCGGCGATGAAGACCAGATCTGTCGGTTCAATGCCACCGGTTTTTGCGTCCAATTCTTCAATACCGGTCATCAGAGGTTTGGCCTCTTCCAGCCCCTGATTTCTTGCGTCTACCCGGTCAATTACCGCAGGTAAAATTTCATCAATATGCACAGGTTGAACGGTATCAGGAGTGAGAGAAATTGCAGCCATAGCCCCCTGTGCGGCCTTCAACGCTTCGACTGCGTTATCACCATTGGCAGCATTGCGAATGCCAGCCAGCGCTGTCTCGATTACAGCCTCAGCGTCACGAACGGCAGCGTTACGTTCCAGCGTGGAGACGTAATACGTCAGCGCTGATTTAGCCCAGGCGATACGGCTTGATTCGAGTATCGTTGCGCTGTGTTCTGGCATGGACTCACAAAGCAACAGTGGATCTATCACTCCGGTTCCTCGAGCCTGACGACAAATGCCAGAATAAATTTCACGGTACTGACGGACGGAGAATACGCTCGCCGGCATACGGGAAAGAATGCCCAGAACCTCAGGATCGGTATTGCGCAGAAAAATTGCGCCAATTACCGCACCTTCCAGATCATTATTTTTCCATACCGGAGTCATCATGCGGTTATCCCTGCAGCAATTGCGCGATAGCTTTCCCAGCCAAACGCCAGACGGTTTCGCCCACCATCGGTAACCCTGTCCACAATGCGCTCACCGATGGACTCCTTCAATTGCTCAAAGGTCAGGTTACTTATCAGGATTGTCGGAAGTACGCTCTCATAGCGGGCGTTGATAATTTCCTGCAGGATGGTCATTTCCGTCGGACTACCGAATTGCACGCCCACCTCATCGATAATCAGCAGATCCAGTGATGCGAAACGCTCGATAACGTCTTCTTCGGTACTGTCACCACCATGGCGCCACGTGTTTTTCACAGCCCGGGTAAGGCGCATAACATCGGTGATTTCCACGCTGGCCAGATACTCACGAACAATGCTCTTTGCCATCGATACCGCCAGATGGTTCTTTCCTGTCCCGCAGTTCCCGGTCATCACCAGCCCCGTTCCTGCGTTAATACGCTCCGACCAGCTGTTGACATAGCGCTGGCATGCTGCAAGGTTTTTTGCAGCACCCTGATTAACCGCTTGATAATTACTAAACTCACAGCCCTCAAATCGGCGGGCGATCCCGACGTTGTCCAGCAGGTCAGATACCTGCAGCGCATGCAGCCCGGCATCGACTGCCGCCAGCTCATCGCGCACGCACCCCGGGCACAGGGAATGTTTAACATTTTCGGTACCACGAAACGCTTTACCAGTGAGCAACATGCGCTCATAGTCGCCATGTTTTTCGCAGACTGCGGTATGGACTTCTCCTGACTCCCAGCCCCTCAACTGCCACGGAGTATTATGTTCTACAGCGAACGCTAGTTCTTCACGAAGCCCCTCACGTTTCGCCAGCAGAGAATCCCTTTCTTCGCGTTGTTTGATGTTCAGCATTGTGTTTCCCCTTGTCACCAGTTGCAGTCTGATTGGCCGTAATCCTGTTCACTGAAGCCAGATACCGGAAGCGCACTGCGACGCCCACCTCCGGGAGCGGATGGAGTTTGCCAGGCTTCTTCGAAATGCCGATCGGGCCCAAAGAACGTTGCCGCCTGTTTGACGTATTCAGTACCAAGCTTGCCCGTCGTGCGGATGTAGGCCGCGTAGCGCTGCACGCCCGCCAGCAGCTCTGATGCCGTAGCGCCGTCGGCGATGCGAGCCTTCCAGTGTTTGTAAGCCGTTGCTTTCGGATTGCCACCAGCGCGTTTTGGGTATGCTTGCCAGGCGGCTTCGAACTCTGGAGAGTATTCCTGTCGCGCTGCTGGTTTCGTACCACTGGTTTTTCCAGATGATTTACCACTTCCGGAAATGGCTGTCGGTGTAGCGGCGCCAGCCGATGCACCAAGAGTGTTTTTAATCTCTGTAGTAGTCTTTGTTGTAGTAACCATTAGAGAGCGGGCGTTTTTCCCCTCATCCATCGGTGCATCCTGCACTTGTCGATCAGGGCAACTTGCCCCGTTCGATGAGGGCACCTGTTCCGCATCATTAAGCAACTCGCAATCTTGGTTGATGGTGTAATAATTTGTCCGGTCATGCTGGGACTTATTGAGCTGCTCGACATCGAGACATCCCTGTTTGACGAGTGATGTAAAAGCGCGTTTAACGGTATCTGCTGACCAGAACGGGAATTGTTTTACCCACGACTCATAGCTATTGAATACCCAGCGACGACCAGAATGGATAACTCCCTGTTCTTTGTCGTTAATCCAGTAGTTAACCTGCTGCAATACGATCGCTTCGTTCAGACCGATACGCGTAGCAAGCTCAGGGTTGATGACTAGAGGGCGAAAATTAAAAAGCATGCTCATGCTGCACCCGCTAACTCAGTATCGTGAGTAAACTTGCCATCCCAGCGCTTCTTCATCGGAAGGTGCCCCTTGAGATAGTGTCGGTAAATCCACACCGCGCCTTTGCGCAGCAGGATCGGCTTGAATGTGTCGCGCATATCGCCGTCGTCCTGCTCCACCTGCCCTGTACGCTCACTGAGATACAGATCACGCGCATAATTATTTACCCGCCAGCGCGGATACTTAGCTTTTGGCTGATCGTCATAGAGCCAGTTATGCTCGAATAAAAACGCATTGACCTGCTGGACGTTGACGCCGTTAAGCTGCTTACAGAACTGGCAAGGAGACATACCCGGCTGAAAGAGGTTTTCCAGGTGCTCGATATACTTTGCCTGGCGCTCGACGTACCCAAGTGCACGCCGGGCTGCTTCGCGTTCGTCAGCCCATGCTCGAGCAGCAGCTACCTCATCTGAAAAATCAGGGAGATCGTTGGACGGAGTAATGCTGTAGGAACCTGTCATTCTGATTGATGGCAACACGTCAGAAGTTACCCAGCGCTTGAATCTCTTGGCCTGCTTTTTGCGGCTTTTGAGGATAAGCGTATAAAGGCCTGACTCGTTGACCAGCATGGGCTTTCGACCCGAACCTAAGTAATCGTTATGTTCGGTTTTATCCTCATCATCCACAGCCAGCAGTGCCATGGCTGGGTTTGTAAGCCCAAGCGCCTGACACACATCGACAGCAAAAAACCATGGCGATTGTTCAATCTGCACGGTCCGAACTGAAGCAAGCAGCTCACCTGCATCAGACTTAAAGTCGAATGTTTTGATAGCGGTTTTCATTTTGAGCTTCCTGTTGTTCGTTGTGACATGTCACGCCTCAGTTTCGCCCTTGAAAACCAACTGTTCTTTTGTGATAACGGGCTTATCTATGAATGACTTTGATGCGTGTTCGATCGCTGAGGCTAAACGAGGCGAAGCATTACGATAACCGTATGCAATTAAATTCAAGTATCCCGAAGATGTACCTGATTTTTTAGCAAGATCTGCCCACTGCTCTTTAGTTGAAGACTTACGCCAATCAAGTAACTGGTTGTTCATTACGCTCTCCTATTGCAATGAGCCAACTTTAGCTTTTTGCTAAATACAATGCAATAATCATTTAGCAGTTTGTGTATTTACCACATTGCTAAATAATGAGAGTATTTTGACATGGACATAAAAAGCATACGTAAATCAAACCTTGAGCGACTCATTATTGAGTTCCTGAAGCGCGACAGACATACGACAAAATCAGCTTTCGCAGAGATGTGCGGGATCAGTCCTGCCCAACTGAGTCAATTGCTTGGCGAAAATAGCAGTCGCAACATAGGCGACAAAATGGCCAGAAAGATTGAACAGGCCATGGAACGCCCGTTTGGGTGGCTGGATAGTCCGCGCAATGCTCCCAATAGTATTAAAAATGAGTTGGAGTATGTCGGAACGGTCAGACTAGGAGCTGTGCCAGTTGTAGGAGAAGCGATTCTCGGGATTGACGGAATGATCGATATGCTAGAAATCCATGCTGGATGGTTACAAATATACAGCGCGGATAGGGACGCCTATGGGCTCAAAGTAAAGGGTGACAGTATGTGGCCACGCATACAGTCTGGAGAGTATGTCGTAATAGAGCCAAACACCCAAGTTCATACAGGTGATGAAGTTTTTGTGAGAACCAAAGATGGACATAACATGATAAAAATCATGAGTAAAACTCGTGATGGCGATTATCAATTCTCAAGTGTGAATAGCGATCATAGACCGATCACCTTGAGCCCTGATAGCATTGAGAAAATGCACTTTGTTTCGGCCATTGTTAAGCATACCCGTTACGTTGACAATGATGAAATGCCCACTCTCTAAGGCCCGCTTTAATCACACTACCTCCAACCGACCTGATGGTCGGTTTTTTTATTCCTGCAAAGAATAAAATTAAATTAATAATGTTATTTATCAAAAACATAAACACAAAAAGTAAATAATTTAGCATTTACTGATTGCGTTAAATTTACCATTTTGCTAAATTCATTTCATCAACAGGCAACGGAGTTAATGGGTAATGACTCCAACTTATTGATAGTGTTTTATGTTCAGATAATGCCCGATGACTTTGTCATGCAGCTCCACCGATTTTGAGAACGACAGCGACTTCCGTCCCAGCCGTGCCAGGTGCTGCCTCAGATTCAGGTTATGCCGCTCAATTCGCTGCGTATATCGCTTGCTGATTACGTGCAGCTTTCCCTTCAGGCGGGATTCATACAGCGGCCAGCCATCCGTCATCCATATCACCACGTCAAAGGGTGACAGCAGGCTCATAAGACGCCCCAGCGTCGCCATAGTGCGTTCACCGAAGACGTGCGCCACAACCGTCTTCCGGAGCCTGTCATACGCGTAAAACAGCCAGCGCTGGCGCGATTTAGCCCCGACATAGCCCCACTGTTCGTCCATTTCCGCGCAGACGATGACGTCACTGCCCGGCTGTATGCGCGAGGTTACCGACTGCGGCCTGAGTTTTTTAAGTGACGTAAAATCGTGTTGAGGCCAACGCCCATAATGCGGGCGGTTGCCCGGCATCCAACGCCATTCATGGCCATATCAATGATTTTCTGGTGCGTACCGGGTTGAGAAGCGGTGTAAGTGAACTGCAGTTGCCATGTTTTACGGCAGTGAGAGCAGAGATAGCGCTGATGTCCGGCGGTGCTTTTGCCGTTACGCACCACCCCGTCAGTAGCTGAACAGGAGGGACAGCTGATAGAAACAGAAGCCACAGGAGCACCTCAAAAACACCATCATACACTAAATCAGTAAGTTGGCAGCATCACCGAGTTAATGAAATGAATACAGAACAAATACTTTCAGAGAACGGAACCATTCACAAAATTGCAATGGATATTGATCGCGTAATCAATGCACTTGAGTACGCTGAATCTGATCAAGATGTTGCATATAAACCTGCAGCTCTCATCAAAATTTGTATCCACCAGTTAAAGGAAAACCTTTCAGTTATAAACAGAGAGCTTGGTTGTAATTGGCCGGAGAATAAGTCATGAATAATGAAATGGTTACTTTGAATAAAGAAGAAACTAGCAGAACAATTCTCGACTGGTCACATGATTTGCGTTGCTGCTCATGTTCATTATGGCTTCTTCTTGAGAATATGACGAGTATTGAAGAAGAACGAGAGCACGCACTTATTACTCTAGTAGTTCAAACACTAGATAAATTGAATAAAAGCGTCTCTGACTTCGACACATATAAACTTTAAATACTTAAGAATTTAATTAACGCCTTAACTGGTGTGGCATCGCTCACCCTGAGGAAATGCAAATGAATATTATCGTCAGAAGTGAAGTCGTGAATAACAAAGTCCATTCAGCCAATCAGTATGACGACATTCTTTACATAAACAAAGCCCACAAAACAGCAGAGTGTGCCAATAAATATGCGCATGAGTTGCGTGCTGAATTTACCCAGTTGCTTATGCCAGCAATCACACGCACTGATGTGAAGGTAGCAGGAAGATTCACCTCATTACTTAATGAGCTTTGCTTCATGACCAAAATGACCATGGAGAACACCTCAAAGGGGGGGGCAATAATGACGTTTCTGAAAGATAAAGCAGCACACAATACTGCAAAACTTTTTGCCTCTTATGGAAATAGTTATCTGCATATTGCAAACCTTTTTCTGCGCAAGGCTTACGGGCGGTAATGACAATGAAAAACAATACCATTGAAATTTATCGCCGCCGCGTTGCTATTGCGACATTAAACCGAATGAAGCGCAAGACAGGAGGTTATTGCCTCTCCGTAAATATGCCCGATAACAATATCCAGGTTATCGAGATTAACGAAGAATCAATGATGAAACTTTTGCTGCGCTTCGAAAAACAGGCTCGGACTGAATTCAACACAGAAGCGGAAACATTTCTTCGCCAGACGTATATGAAAAGCGTCGATATCAATGGACACACCGAATATCTGACCGAAACCGGAAAGATGATTGTTGACGAGATTTTTGCGGAATTAATTAAACACGCGAAAGAGAAATACGTATGTGGAGGAATTAACTGATGGCCTCACAACAAACAATTATGCACGGAATGCAGATCCCCCCCCAGTCCTCAACGTGGATCTGCATGTGCTTCCGGATTTCACCGGACGCGTGGTTCTTTACATCGAAAAAGGGCGTGTGACATGCGACCGCCGGCTGCTCGACGACGAACATATTTGCGCACTGGACACTTTTATCAAAATGGCTCGCGAAGCCGGGTTACGTATACAGGAGCTAACTGGTGGCACTGACAGCAATTCGAATACCTGAACGCGTACACCTGCAGGCGATGCAGGTCCTGCTGCGATACCGACGGAAGCGAGTATATGCACGACGTATGCGACGCACCGGATTTCTCAGCCTGAAGGTTAATCCGCGCTGGCGGCTGCTATCGAAAGACGATGGCCGGAACTGGGAAGTAATGAGCCATGAAACTTATAACCGGGAGAAAGACAGATGATCGACAACCGCACCGCCAGCGCAATTGACCTGGCATTTCAGATTCACCATACGCCTGTGGGCAACTTGTTCGTTGCGATGCGGCATGGCCGTATGAAGCGCTGCTTCAGCCGCGATACGGCGATCCGCTATCTGGCGTTCTTTATGACTACCGAAGCTTTCCGTCGTTCCGGCTTCGAGCAGCGCTACCCGGATGTGCAGGCTGTCCACGCTCTCAATCCAGAACTGAATTGTTGGCAGCGAGGAGGCACAACAGTTGAGTACATCGGAGCCCACCAGCGCTGTGTTCGACGTCTTCGCCGCATTCTGGCCATTAAGCGTGACATGACGAAATGGTGTGAGAAGTGGGACGCCATGCACGACCGCTTCGTTAAAGAGGTTGACGAACTACAGGCCAGTAAACCGGAGGGTATTCGATGAGCAGCAATTACGACGCGCCAGAAACTACGCCAAACGGCATCAAGATCGGAAATCGCGTTATTGACTGGTCTGGCGCGGTTAAACAATTCGATGGTTCGCGCTTTGACTCCCGCAACTCAGAGGGGCTGCGTTGGTTGGCCTGCATTATGGATGCCGTGGCAGCTGGTTGGGTTTCTTTAGGCGCAGAGAAAGAACTCATTCTGTGGCGCTGGCTGGTAGCAACAGTATTCATCAACGAAGAGAAGGATAAGAACGGCACTATCGAAATCCCGAACGAAGACGGTGGTGTTGATATCGCAGTGATCTATTCGGGCAAGAAAGGAAATTTGAGTATCTATCCCGGTCCGCTGCGTTTTTCTCTCGCCAACCATGTGGAAGGCATTGCCATCGAGAAATATGGAGTTTGCGAGGGCTCAGCCCTTGCCCTTCGCATGTATCAGGACATGGTGATTGCAGATCCCGGCTACGGATTCAGGATGTCACCCTTTGGGCGAAAAGGACTTGAGATGCTTCACGATGACTACATCGGAGAGATTAACACCAACGGCATGCCAGAAGCGCATGTGATTCACTAAGGAGAAAGCAATGTTTATTTATACCGATCTGCTCCGAGCCGCTCTGTGCTGCACAGCCAGTCAGGAAGACACACGGAAGATCCTGAGAGGTATACACATCACGCCAACCCACATTCGGGCAACCAATGGTATTGCGGCCGTATCAATGTCACATGGTTCAAAAACCGAAATTGAGGGTGTATTTATCCTGCACGGTGATATCCCGGCTAGCGCAGAAGGAACCGTATTCCAGAAAATTGGCAGCCAGTGGATTGCTGCTCATCTGGACGACTACGAGCGACTAGTTGGGCATAACGAGCTTGAACTCGTTGAAGGCAAGTTTCCGGATCCTGGCAAGTTGCTGCCGACAGAGGAAGAGCCCTGTTCAGAGTTCCCCATTTTTGCCGCTGAATTGCTGGCTTTGCCTTATCGCATGTTTGGCAAGGAATTCACATCAATGCCCGTTAATTTCAAACTCTTTGGCCCTGAAAAACCATGCCAGGTGCTGTTTAACGTAGCTGTTAACACTTTTTACGGCGATCCAGTGTTGGTAATCATGCCGATGAAATCGACGGTGTTCGAACTGCACCGTAAGGCG of the Citrobacter freundii genome contains:
- a CDS encoding antiterminator Q family protein, whose amino-acid sequence is MRDMYEVMDLWGAWAAADSSGVDWKPIAAGFKGLLPHGKKSRLQCDDDEGIMIDGCVARLKKYKPEEYELIIAHFVIGISLRAIAKKRKCSDGTIRKELQTAMGFIDGLIYMISDAFKL
- a CDS encoding replicative DNA helicase; the encoded protein is MMTPVWKNNDLEGAVIGAIFLRNTDPEVLGILSRMPASVFSVRQYREIYSGICRQARGTGVIDPLLLCESMPEHSATILESSRIAWAKSALTYYVSTLERNAAVRDAEAVIETALAGIRNAANGDNAVEALKAAQGAMAAISLTPDTVQPVHIDEILPAVIDRVDARNQGLEEAKPLMTGIEELDAKTGGIEPTDLVFIAARPSIGKTEFALDIIDKVSEQGHGVLFFSMEMANIQIGERMVSAAGGMSVSRLKEAAKFEDEDWARLSTGIGHLTGRNIWMVDATDLTLEQIQQTATSHQIAHPETALVVIDYLLLIKIQSTARYDLAVGELSKGLKRLAKTNRTPVLALSQLSRGVESRPNKRPMNSDLKNSGEIEADADIIMMLYRDEVYNPESQAKGIAEINITKQRNGVLGTVYRRFYNGHFLPIDQEEAKSKSAPQQKSQPRRYAKA
- a CDS encoding ATP-binding protein, translating into MLNIKQREERDSLLAKREGLREELAFAVEHNTPWQLRGWESGEVHTAVCEKHGDYERMLLTGKAFRGTENVKHSLCPGCVRDELAAVDAGLHALQVSDLLDNVGIARRFEGCEFSNYQAVNQGAAKNLAACQRYVNSWSERINAGTGLVMTGNCGTGKNHLAVSMAKSIVREYLASVEITDVMRLTRAVKNTWRHGGDSTEEDVIERFASLDLLIIDEVGVQFGSPTEMTILQEIINARYESVLPTILISNLTFEQLKESIGERIVDRVTDGGRNRLAFGWESYRAIAAGITA
- a CDS encoding BRO-N domain-containing protein, with amino-acid sequence MKTAIKTFDFKSDAGELLASVRTVQIEQSPWFFAVDVCQALGLTNPAMALLAVDDEDKTEHNDYLGSGRKPMLVNESGLYTLILKSRKKQAKRFKRWVTSDVLPSIRMTGSYSITPSNDLPDFSDEVAAARAWADEREAARRALGYVERQAKYIEHLENLFQPGMSPCQFCKQLNGVNVQQVNAFLFEHNWLYDDQPKAKYPRWRVNNYARDLYLSERTGQVEQDDGDMRDTFKPILLRKGAVWIYRHYLKGHLPMKKRWDGKFTHDTELAGAA
- a CDS encoding transcriptional regulator, which produces MNNQLLDWRKSSTKEQWADLAKKSGTSSGYLNLIAYGYRNASPRLASAIEHASKSFIDKPVITKEQLVFKGETEA
- a CDS encoding S24 family peptidase; protein product: MDIKSIRKSNLERLIIEFLKRDRHTTKSAFAEMCGISPAQLSQLLGENSSRNIGDKMARKIEQAMERPFGWLDSPRNAPNSIKNELEYVGTVRLGAVPVVGEAILGIDGMIDMLEIHAGWLQIYSADRDAYGLKVKGDSMWPRIQSGEYVVIEPNTQVHTGDEVFVRTKDGHNMIKIMSKTRDGDYQFSSVNSDHRPITLSPDSIEKMHFVSAIVKHTRYVDNDEMPTL
- a CDS encoding IS1-like element IS1A family transposase (programmed frameshift); protein product: MASVSISCPSCSATDGVVRNGKSTAGHQRYLCSHCRKTWQLQFTYTASQPGTHQKIIDMAMNGVGCRATARIMGVGLNTILRHFKKLRPQSVTSRIQPGSDVIVCAEMDEQWGYVGAKSRQRWLFYAYDRLRKTVVAHVFGERTMATLGRLMSLLSPFDVVIWMTDGWPLYESRLKGKLHVISKRYTQRIERHNLNLRQHLARLGRKSLSFSKSVELHDKVIGHYLNIKHYQ